The Alphaproteobacteria bacterium genome has a segment encoding these proteins:
- a CDS encoding sel1 repeat family protein — protein sequence MTGQVTTPRVFTFYQYDPPAAHVLNMQVRPKTAIIPETSISIYNTFLFERPVLYIEMHQKMQLPPHIQSDHQFMKYLSACSLSIPNEHLPSTLSPTSKVIHTHKINEAFSMFTRLANEKFPPAAHYLGLCFLTGNGIVQNTDHAVRYIQIAADRGFTPAQVTLGYLYENGIGFPTNLRLAASLYQQSIKYNNALGFFLLAQCYEYAKGVPENLRKASALYQEAAKLDMLAARHAINRVYGKIVNAGPTLTTMIRAVQPDSPPEIPFEMPLFPLLLPPIPDPIPLPQKRVAERSRTKTSASKRIAKGKTKS from the coding sequence ATGACTGGACAAGTAACAACTCCCAGAGTTTTTACATTTTATCAGTATGACCCACCGGCAGCTCATGTTTTAAACATGCAAGTAAGGCCGAAAACGGCCATCATTCCCGAAACAAGTATCAGCATTTACAATACCTTTCTTTTTGAGCGGCCTGTCCTCTATATAGAGATGCACCAAAAAATGCAGTTACCCCCCCACATTCAATCTGATCATCAATTTATGAAGTACCTCAGTGCCTGCTCCTTATCAATCCCCAATGAACATTTGCCTTCAACCCTCTCACCTACCAGTAAAGTCATCCATACCCATAAGATCAATGAGGCTTTTTCTATGTTCACGCGGCTTGCGAATGAAAAATTTCCACCCGCAGCGCATTACTTGGGGCTCTGTTTTTTAACTGGAAACGGCATTGTGCAAAATACAGATCATGCAGTCCGTTATATACAAATCGCAGCTGATCGTGGGTTTACACCAGCACAAGTTACTCTAGGATACCTTTATGAGAACGGCATAGGTTTTCCTACAAACTTACGACTGGCCGCCTCTCTCTATCAACAAAGCATAAAGTACAATAACGCTTTGGGTTTCTTTCTGCTGGCTCAATGTTATGAGTACGCTAAAGGCGTTCCAGAAAATCTACGCAAAGCCTCAGCCCTATACCAAGAAGCTGCCAAGCTTGATATGTTAGCTGCCCGTCATGCCATAAATCGAGTCTACGGCAAAATTGTAAACGCAGGGCCTACTCTGACAACAATGATCAGAGCTGTTCAGCCTGACTCGCCTCCTGAAATACCTTTTGAAATGCCTCTTTTCCCGCTTTTACTCCCACCCATTCCGGACCCCATTCCTTTACCACAAAAAAGAGTAGCAGAGAGATCTCGGACAAAAACATCAGCCAGCAAACGAATCGCCAAAGGAAAAACCAAATCCTAA
- a CDS encoding ATP-binding protein — protein sequence MKRYQKDAILKGLKKKMVFLVGPRQAGKTWLAKDIAKNYKSSLYLNYDQFEDRQIIEGQSWLPGTDLIILDELHKMPDWKNYLKGLFDTKPETLSILVTGSACLDIYDQLGDSLAGRYYRHRLLPFSLAELDKVGHPSSVENLMERGGFPEPFLSEDRIEAQRWRMQYINSLLSTDIFELDSIRNIKAFQLVFRLLRQRVGSTISYQSLSEDIGVSPTTIREYIQLLEAIYIIFRVTPFSRNISRSLLKEPKIYFFDIGLVEGDAGARFENFVALSLLKAAYAREDYLGEDCKLHYLRTKDGHEVDFAFVKNQELETMIEVKVSDKKPAASLLYFKNKYNYPAIQLLQHLTQERIEQTVELRRASTYLSQLFL from the coding sequence ATGAAAAGATATCAAAAAGATGCAATATTAAAAGGTCTCAAGAAGAAGATGGTCTTTCTGGTTGGGCCTCGTCAAGCAGGTAAGACTTGGCTTGCAAAGGATATTGCCAAAAATTATAAATCGAGTCTTTATCTGAATTATGATCAGTTTGAAGATCGGCAGATTATAGAGGGGCAGTCCTGGTTGCCGGGCACAGATTTAATCATTTTGGATGAATTACACAAAATGCCGGACTGGAAAAATTATCTCAAAGGATTGTTTGATACGAAGCCAGAAACTTTGTCAATTTTGGTAACGGGAAGTGCGTGTCTTGATATTTATGATCAACTTGGAGATTCATTGGCTGGTCGATATTATCGGCATCGTCTCTTGCCTTTTTCGCTGGCAGAACTTGATAAAGTAGGGCACCCTTCTTCGGTTGAAAATCTCATGGAAAGAGGCGGTTTTCCAGAGCCTTTTTTATCGGAGGACCGAATCGAGGCTCAGCGCTGGCGGATGCAATATATCAATAGTTTACTGAGCACGGATATTTTTGAGCTTGATTCCATTCGCAATATAAAGGCATTTCAACTTGTTTTCCGGCTTTTACGGCAAAGGGTTGGCTCGACCATTTCTTATCAATCGCTCTCGGAGGACATTGGCGTATCGCCAACTACAATTCGTGAGTATATTCAATTGCTTGAGGCTATTTATATTATTTTTCGAGTGACGCCTTTTTCACGGAACATATCCCGTAGTCTCTTAAAAGAGCCGAAGATCTATTTTTTCGACATAGGTCTTGTTGAAGGAGATGCTGGAGCTCGTTTTGAAAATTTTGTAGCGCTGAGTCTGCTCAAGGCCGCCTATGCGCGAGAGGATTATCTGGGCGAAGATTGCAAGCTTCATTATTTGCGCACCAAGGATGGTCATGAGGTAGATTTCGCTTTTGTTAAAAATCAAGAGCTTGAAACCATGATTGAGGTGAAAGTGTCAGATAAAAAGCCTGCCGCATCGCTTTTATATTTTAAGAACAAATATAATTACCCAGCCATTCAACTTTTGCAGCATCTCACTCAAGAAAGAATTGAGCAAACAGTTGAGCTTCGGCGGGCGTCAACCTATTTAAGTCAATTGTTTTTATAA
- a CDS encoding sel1 repeat family protein, with the protein MSLILPANPQSQMSIHSPSIDEPEPVRVYAYSFKLNTSSTLFKLNTSSTLSKRIEPHNIYFDGNNSIRETKIFERHILFIDDINKIPEGPLRSFFEAMSYLIPNDRLPENLDSQIKNQHRYSPTQSLETLENLLLPPLPNDTFLPIIQTLLARLHGGEVAGISQNFQKSIELLKLAVDQGYAPAQHHFGLMNHGVIDYLPRNLNEAARLYKLAADQGYAPAQNELGVMYDRGEGNLPKDPIEAARLYKLAADQGYAPTQYTLGLRHMFGRPRNLNEAARLFKLAADQGYAPAQSALGSMYYHGEGNLPKDLIEAARLYKLAADQGEIEAKFMLEKLSPHQAMPTPKTPETPDQEPPEAPHPAPAPKAPPMSGPAPAYQAAVLSLQDQLKNQGQTISLQRQEILEGQKYEDEMRGLQNSVMTVQENELKRSSNSPDSAAKRLRPDAEANVDKG; encoded by the coding sequence ATGTCACTCATTTTGCCAGCAAACCCACAATCTCAAATGTCAATCCATAGTCCTTCAATTGATGAGCCAGAACCGGTGCGCGTGTATGCTTATTCATTTAAACTAAACACTTCATCCACTCTCTTTAAACTAAACACTTCATCCACTCTCAGTAAAAGAATCGAGCCTCACAACATCTATTTCGATGGAAACAATAGCATCAGAGAGACAAAAATCTTTGAAAGACATATATTATTCATAGATGATATCAATAAAATTCCTGAAGGCCCTCTGCGTTCTTTCTTTGAAGCTATGTCTTATCTTATTCCCAACGATAGGTTACCTGAAAATCTAGATTCACAAATAAAAAATCAACATAGATACTCACCTACCCAAAGCTTAGAGACCTTAGAAAATTTATTATTACCCCCTCTTCCGAACGATACATTTCTGCCTATTATTCAAACTTTACTTGCTAGATTACACGGCGGTGAAGTAGCTGGCATAAGCCAAAATTTCCAAAAATCGATTGAATTATTAAAATTAGCTGTTGATCAAGGATATGCTCCTGCACAACATCATTTTGGATTGATGAATCATGGCGTTATAGACTATCTTCCCAGAAACCTTAATGAAGCTGCTCGCCTATATAAATTAGCTGCTGATCAAGGATACGCACCAGCGCAGAATGAACTTGGCGTAATGTATGACCGCGGTGAAGGCAATCTTCCCAAAGACCCTATTGAAGCTGCTCGCCTATATAAATTAGCTGCTGATCAAGGATATGCTCCTACCCAATACACTCTTGGGTTACGGCATATGTTTGGGCGTCCGAGAAACCTTAATGAAGCTGCTCGTCTTTTCAAATTAGCTGCTGATCAAGGATATGCTCCCGCACAAAGTGCTCTTGGCTCAATGTACTACCACGGTGAAGGCAATCTTCCCAAAGATCTGATTGAAGCTGCTCGCCTATATAAATTAGCTGCTGATCAAGGAGAAATTGAAGCAAAATTTATGCTTGAAAAGTTATCACCACACCAAGCTATGCCAACGCCAAAAACACCAGAAACACCAGACCAGGAACCACCGGAAGCTCCACACCCTGCTCCTGCGCCGAAAGCACCACCAATGTCAGGCCCCGCTCCTGCTTATCAAGCTGCTGTCCTGTCTTTACAAGATCAATTAAAGAACCAAGGACAAACAATCTCTTTACAAAGACAAGAAATACTTGAGGGACAAAAGTACGAGGATGAAATGCGCGGACTACAAAACAGCGTAATGACCGTTCAAGAAAATGAACTTAAAAGATCAAGCAATTCACCAG